TACTCTTACAGAATAACCCCACTCATTGTCATACCAAGATATAACCTTTACTAAATTACCGTCCATTACCATTGTAGATAATCCATCAACGATAGAAGAGTTTGGATCTTGTCTGTAATCCATTGAAACCAATGGCTCTTCAGAAAACTCTAAAATTCCTTTTAATTCTCCTGCTGCTGCTTCCTTTAATGCTGCATTCACTTCTTCAGCAGTTGTGCTCTTTTCTAACTCAGCAACTAAGTCCACTACAGATACTGTAGGTGTTGGTACCCTCATCGCCATACCGCTTAACTTGCCCTTTAATTGTGGTAATACTAATGCTACTGCCTCTGCCGCTCCTGTTGTAGTTGGTATAATAGATTGGCCAGCTGCTCTTGCACGTCTTAAGTCTTCATGAGGTAAATCAAGAATTTTTTGGTCATTGGTGTAAGCATGAATTGTTGTCATTAGTCCTTTTTTGATGCCAAACTTTTCATCAAGAACTTTAGCAAAAGGAGCTAAGCAGTTTGTTGTGCAAGAAGCATTAGAAATGATATGGTGGTTCGCTGCATCATATTTTTCTTCATTTACACCCATTACGATAGTGATGTCTTCTTTTTTGGCAGGTGCAGTAATTACTACCTTCTTTGCTCCCGCTGTAATATGCTTTTGTGCCTTATCTTTACTTCTGAAGATTCCAGTAGCTTCTATTACAATATCTACCCCAATTTTACCCCATGGTAAATTTTCGGGATCTCTTTCAGCAAAGATTTTTATTTCTTTACCGTTTACAACGATAGCATCTTCCTTTGCTTCTATTGTTCCATTAAATTTACCATATAAGCTATCATATCTAAGTAAATGAGCTAAGGTGTTAGGATCAGTTAAATCATTGATGGCTACAATCTCCCAGTCTCTTTTCTCCTCTAAAGCTGCTTTAAAAGCATTTCTCCCAATTCTTCCAAAACCATTAATTGCTACTTTTACACTCATTGTATTACCTCCTAAATTAATTTTTGTTATAAAAATTTTAAAATATGCTAAATTTAATATTTGACTTTTAAAGGTGTATTATTACTATTTCGTAAAGGATTCTAATATTTTTGCAGTATTTCTACCGCCGCTGCCTCATCAGTCACTAAAATCATTGATTTTTTCAACTTAGACACTGCTACAATCGCTTCTGCTTTATTTTTTCCTCCTGCAACCCCTATAACAGTAGAAATTCTTTCGAAATCCTTAAAACTGATGCCAATTGTCTGCATATTATAAACAATTTCTCCCTCTCTAGTGAAATAATAGCCAAAGGCCTCTGCAACCGCCTTTAAACCTTTAAGCTTATCAATTACGGGTTTAGGGAGTTCTCTGCGCTCTGCCATCTTGTCTGCTCTGCCAATCCCAAAGACCAATAGATTTACAGACTTAATAATATCCGTAACTTTTTGTATTTCAGGATCTTTCAAAACACTTTCTAGTGCTTGCTGTCCCAGCGTATCAGACGCATGTAAAAGTTGATACTGACACTTTAACCTTCTTGCCATTTCAGCGGTAATGGTGTTGGCCTGCTTTTCAACTTCTCTTCCTATACCGCCGCGGGCAGGAACCACAGTAATATTATTGCATTTCGTAGGTTTAGTTATTCCTTTAGCAACTGCCACCATTGTACCGCCACCAGTAATACCGATAATACTATTATCTTGTATATTACTTTCTATTGCATTAGCAGCAACCATACCCATGTCCACTAGTACATATGGATTTTCAGCAAGGTCTCCTGGCACAATTTTAACTTCCAAAACCTCTAGCTTCTTTTTTAACTTTTCCTCTAGATACTTGATGCCATGTATTTTATATATGTATTCTTGAAGACTATTTATAATATGCTCCCCTTCTAGGGTTAATGACATACCTGCTGCCGTCACTTCAATCAGTCCTTGACTTTTCAAAAGATCTACCTCTGTTCTGATAATTCTTTCTCCGATGCCCAACTTATTGGCTAGTCCTCTTCTTCCAATGGGTTGCATTTCATGAATATTTCTTAAAATACTGTAGCGCTTTTCTAAGATGGTCAAAACTTCCGGCACAATTTTTTTTTGTAAGTCGATAATATTTTGCATAATCATCCTTCTTTCTGTGTAGGACTTTTAGCGTCCCCCTAAAACTTATTATGTCCCTATGACCATAAAAAAATAACGCCAATTACAGGTAAATTATATAGCATAATGTGGTATTAATCAATCCCTTTTTTGTAATTTTTATTAATAAATAATAAAAATCAAATAAACCTAGGAAAAACCTAGGTTTATTGATATCTTTTTCGCTTTGAAGAAGATGCAATTTGCATATCTTCTCTATATTTTGCAACTGTCCTCCTTGAAATCATAATGCCTCGTTCACCTAAAAGCTTAGCGATTTTATCATCGCTCCATGGTTTACAAGGATTTTCTGCCTCAATGATTTCCCTCATATGATTTTTAATACTCTCAGCAGAAATGCCATCTCCATCAGCTGCTCCTACGCCACTGGAAAAGAAATATTTTAATTCAAAGACCCCCATAGGCGTATCTACGTACTTTCCATTTGTAGCACGACTAACAGTAGATTCATGAACTTCAATTTCCTCAGCAATCTCCTTCAATGTCAAAGGCTTAAGATGCTTTTTTCCATGTTCAAAAAAGTTTTTCTGTTTTTTTACAATGACTTCTACTACTTTATAGATGGTTTGTCTTCTTTGCTCAATACTTCTAATCAACCAAACAGCAGAGTTGAGTTTATCATTTAAAAACTTTGCAGCCTCAGTATCTTCACCCTCACTGGCAATGAGTTTTTTATAATCTTCCCTAATGGTCAATGATGGCAGATTCTTATCATTTAAAATAATAAAGTATTCGCCCCCCATTTTTTTAATAGCTGCATCTGGCACAATATAATGATTACTCACAGAAGCAAACTTTCTACCGGGTTTTGGCTCTAAAGTTCTTATAAAATCACATATCTCCTGCACTTCTTTCACATCTATACCTAGCTTTTTAGCAACATAAGGGTATTTGTTCTGTGCAACTTCCTCTAGGTATTCCTCTACAACTCTGCAAACCTTATCATCATTGTTTATACCTAACTGTCTTAATTGTATCAATAAACACTCTTTTAAATTCCGTGCAGCTACACCCGCTGGATCAAAGGTTTGAATGATTTCAAGAATACTTTCCACCGTATCTACTTCTTCCCCAAGTTCCTTTGCAATCTCTTCAACCGTTCCAATCAAATAACCATTTTCATTTAAATTATCTATAATATACTCACCGATTTCCTTATATCTATAGTCTAAGACCGCAATGTTATATTGGAACAAAAGGTGTTCTTGAAGCGTTGTATTTGTAGAAACAATATTTTCATAATTAAATTGATTATCTTCATTATAACTAGGCTTGGAATACTCATAATTATTAAAATCCTCTAGATATTCCTTCCAGTTTATTTTTTCTTCCAACCGTTTCTCTACTTCAGCTGTATATTTATCTTCTTTTGGAGGAGGGGTAACTTCTAAAATGGGATTGATTTCAACCTGGTGTTGAATATATTGATCTAGTTCAAAAGTTGCTAGTTGAAGAATCTTAATAGCTTGCTTAAGCTGAGGTGTCATGATCAGCTTTTGTGACTGCTCTAGATGTAAATTATACCCCATTTTCATGGTATTCACCCTTTCATTTAAGTCTATAGACTCATTATACCATTAAGCCGCCATAAAATCAAAGATATATATAAGTTTTTGGCATAAAATTTGCATAAAAGAAACCTCAGAATTATCTGAGGCTTTTTTACTTTCTTTAATTTTTTATATCATCTGCTAACAATCGCTTTTCTCTCCTGCCACAAATCCTGCTTCCTGTAGCAGCATTAGTGCATCCTTTACCTTTGCTTCATTCACCATCAGGATCGGTCCTGTACAACCCATACCGCTTTCTGCATAAATACCCTTTTTCCATAGGGCTTTTACAGCATCCTCTAGATCCATAATATCAATCCCTGATATAGAGCCTGTCACCACTTCCTTTGGTGGTGCTGTTATCTCTTCATCAGCTTCTTTTGCTTTTTTGTTGTCTTTTGTTAGGCTCTTTAATATTTCATCCAGGTTTGCTTTTTTTGCGGCCTGGAATTCTTCTTTGGCTACTTCCTTCAGGTTACCCTTTACTAGTTCTGCTGCATATTGAAGGGCATTGGCTACCACTGGGACACCGGAGGCTCTTGATAAAATCAAGATGGTTCTTTCTTGTCCTTCTCCTATCCCTGGGCCATAGCCA
The sequence above is drawn from the Clostridium formicaceticum genome and encodes:
- a CDS encoding glyceraldehyde-3-phosphate dehydrogenase, producing the protein MSVKVAINGFGRIGRNAFKAALEEKRDWEIVAINDLTDPNTLAHLLRYDSLYGKFNGTIEAKEDAIVVNGKEIKIFAERDPENLPWGKIGVDIVIEATGIFRSKDKAQKHITAGAKKVVITAPAKKEDITIVMGVNEEKYDAANHHIISNASCTTNCLAPFAKVLDEKFGIKKGLMTTIHAYTNDQKILDLPHEDLRRARAAGQSIIPTTTGAAEAVALVLPQLKGKLSGMAMRVPTPTVSVVDLVAELEKSTTAEEVNAALKEAAAGELKGILEFSEEPLVSMDYRQDPNSSIVDGLSTMVMDGNLVKVISWYDNEWGYSVRVVDLVSYIVSKGL
- the rpoN gene encoding RNA polymerase factor sigma-54 yields the protein MKMGYNLHLEQSQKLIMTPQLKQAIKILQLATFELDQYIQHQVEINPILEVTPPPKEDKYTAEVEKRLEEKINWKEYLEDFNNYEYSKPSYNEDNQFNYENIVSTNTTLQEHLLFQYNIAVLDYRYKEIGEYIIDNLNENGYLIGTVEEIAKELGEEVDTVESILEIIQTFDPAGVAARNLKECLLIQLRQLGINNDDKVCRVVEEYLEEVAQNKYPYVAKKLGIDVKEVQEICDFIRTLEPKPGRKFASVSNHYIVPDAAIKKMGGEYFIILNDKNLPSLTIREDYKKLIASEGEDTEAAKFLNDKLNSAVWLIRSIEQRRQTIYKVVEVIVKKQKNFFEHGKKHLKPLTLKEIAEEIEVHESTVSRATNGKYVDTPMGVFELKYFFSSGVGAADGDGISAESIKNHMREIIEAENPCKPWSDDKIAKLLGERGIMISRRTVAKYREDMQIASSSKRKRYQ
- a CDS encoding sugar-binding transcriptional regulator codes for the protein MIMQNIIDLQKKIVPEVLTILEKRYSILRNIHEMQPIGRRGLANKLGIGERIIRTEVDLLKSQGLIEVTAAGMSLTLEGEHIINSLQEYIYKIHGIKYLEEKLKKKLEVLEVKIVPGDLAENPYVLVDMGMVAANAIESNIQDNSIIGITGGGTMVAVAKGITKPTKCNNITVVPARGGIGREVEKQANTITAEMARRLKCQYQLLHASDTLGQQALESVLKDPEIQKVTDIIKSVNLLVFGIGRADKMAERRELPKPVIDKLKGLKAVAEAFGYYFTREGEIVYNMQTIGISFKDFERISTVIGVAGGKNKAEAIVAVSKLKKSMILVTDEAAAVEILQKY